One window of Candidatus Nitrospira kreftii genomic DNA carries:
- a CDS encoding Copper-transporting P-type ATPase — MARGTTVLPTLELAGDGLAIDPVCGMSVNPRDAAAKAEYHGQTYYFCNPSCHKRFVSDPARYLSGSKREPHGHPAQHGEDVDYTCPMDPEVRQKGPGTCPKCGMALEPAEVTAPATRTEYTCPMHPEIVQSKPGNCPICGMALEPRTVTGAEVNPELVDMARRFWHSVILGSPILALMISEMLPGRPLQQLGSGRTLIWLQFALATPVVLWAGWPLFQRAWASIVNRHLNMFTLIGLGTGAAYLYSVAVTLVPWLFPDSFRDHSGELAVYFEPAVAIVALVLLGQVLELRARSRTSSALKSLLSLAPRSARVVRADGREEDVPLDQVQVGDHLRVRPGEKIPVDGVVLEGGSSVDESMVTGEPIPMEKHAGQTVVGATVNGTGSFVMQAQRVGRETLLSQIVRMVSEAQRTRAPIQRLADLVAAYFVPIVIFVAVATFVVWALYGPEPRMAYALLNAVAVLIIACPCALGLATPMSVMVGTGRGATAGVLIRNAEALETLAKVNVLVVDKTGTLTEGKPRLMTVAPAPGYTDAELLRLAAGVEQSSEHPLAAAIVHGARDRDIVPPKAQDFRSVTGKGVTGTVDGRSVTVGTVSFLNDISVETKHLLEQAEPISSQRQTVMFVAIDGTPAGLLGVADPIKPSTPEAIDLLHREGLRIVMLTGDSRTTAEAVATQLHIDEVQAEVLPAQKTAVIKRLQAEGYVVAMAGDGINDAPALAQAHVGIAMGTGTDVAMESAGVTLIKGDLRAITRARRLSRGTMRNIRQNLFFAFVYNMLGVPIAAGVLYPFVGILLSPMIASAAMTFSSVSVIGNALRLRNLQL; from the coding sequence ATGTCCGTCAATCCTCGTGATGCGGCGGCGAAAGCCGAATACCACGGACAGACATATTATTTTTGTAATCCGTCCTGCCACAAGAGGTTCGTCTCCGATCCTGCTCGCTACCTCTCAGGGAGCAAGCGGGAGCCCCATGGTCACCCCGCGCAACATGGCGAGGATGTTGACTATACCTGCCCTATGGATCCCGAAGTCCGCCAAAAGGGACCAGGGACCTGCCCAAAGTGCGGGATGGCGTTGGAGCCGGCCGAGGTGACGGCTCCAGCGACCCGGACGGAATACACGTGTCCCATGCATCCCGAAATCGTCCAATCGAAGCCGGGCAATTGCCCCATCTGCGGGATGGCCCTGGAGCCTCGAACCGTAACAGGAGCGGAAGTCAATCCGGAGCTGGTGGATATGGCACGCCGGTTTTGGCACAGCGTGATTCTGGGCTCTCCCATTCTGGCGCTCATGATCTCGGAGATGCTGCCAGGCCGACCGTTGCAGCAACTCGGTTCGGGTCGCACACTGATCTGGTTGCAATTCGCGCTGGCCACACCGGTGGTGCTCTGGGCCGGCTGGCCTCTCTTCCAACGAGCCTGGGCGTCGATCGTCAACCGCCATCTCAACATGTTTACTCTCATCGGTTTGGGCACCGGTGCCGCGTATCTGTACAGCGTGGCCGTGACGCTCGTTCCTTGGCTGTTCCCGGATTCGTTCCGCGACCACAGCGGCGAGCTGGCCGTCTACTTTGAACCGGCCGTGGCCATCGTCGCCTTGGTGCTGTTGGGACAGGTGCTGGAGCTGCGGGCGCGCAGCCGCACGAGCAGCGCCTTGAAATCCCTGTTGAGCCTCGCCCCGAGAAGCGCGCGTGTCGTCCGTGCGGACGGCCGTGAAGAAGATGTCCCGTTGGACCAGGTGCAGGTCGGCGATCATCTGCGCGTCCGTCCTGGCGAGAAAATCCCGGTGGACGGCGTGGTGTTGGAGGGAGGCAGCTCAGTCGATGAATCGATGGTGACCGGAGAGCCCATTCCAATGGAAAAGCACGCTGGTCAGACAGTGGTGGGGGCCACGGTCAATGGCACCGGCAGCTTCGTAATGCAGGCACAGCGGGTTGGCCGCGAAACCCTGCTCTCGCAGATCGTGCGCATGGTCAGTGAGGCGCAGCGAACCCGTGCGCCCATTCAACGGCTGGCAGACCTCGTCGCCGCGTATTTCGTCCCCATTGTCATCTTCGTGGCGGTGGCCACCTTCGTGGTCTGGGCCCTGTACGGTCCGGAACCCCGCATGGCCTATGCGCTACTCAATGCCGTGGCGGTCTTGATCATTGCCTGCCCTTGCGCCTTAGGGCTGGCGACACCCATGTCGGTCATGGTCGGGACTGGGCGTGGGGCGACGGCGGGCGTGCTGATCCGCAATGCCGAGGCCCTGGAGACGTTGGCCAAGGTCAATGTGTTGGTCGTCGATAAGACGGGCACGCTGACGGAAGGCAAGCCTCGCCTCATGACCGTCGCGCCGGCGCCCGGATACACCGATGCCGAGCTCCTCCGCCTCGCAGCTGGGGTAGAGCAGAGCAGTGAGCATCCTCTGGCGGCGGCCATCGTCCACGGGGCGCGAGACAGAGACATTGTGCCGCCAAAGGCACAGGACTTCCGCTCGGTCACCGGAAAAGGAGTTACGGGCACGGTCGATGGCCGGTCCGTCACCGTCGGGACGGTGTCATTCCTCAACGACATCTCCGTCGAGACGAAGCATCTGCTGGAGCAAGCCGAGCCCATCAGCTCGCAACGCCAAACGGTCATGTTCGTCGCGATTGACGGTACGCCGGCAGGATTGCTGGGGGTGGCCGATCCTATCAAGCCATCCACACCGGAAGCCATCGATCTGCTGCATCGGGAAGGGCTTCGGATCGTGATGCTGACCGGTGACAGCCGGACAACTGCGGAGGCCGTGGCTACCCAGCTTCACATCGATGAGGTGCAGGCCGAGGTGCTGCCAGCGCAGAAGACCGCCGTGATCAAACGCCTCCAGGCAGAGGGCTATGTGGTGGCCATGGCGGGCGATGGGATCAACGACGCCCCAGCGTTGGCGCAGGCCCACGTGGGAATCGCCATGGGAACGGGAACCGATGTGGCAATGGAAAGCGCCGGCGTAACGTTAATCAAAGGAGACCTTCGGGCCATCACGCGGGCGCGCCGATTGAGCCGCGGGACAATGCGCAATATCCGGCAGAATCTGTTTTTCGCATTCGTCTATAACATGCTGGGCGTTCCTATTGCGGCCGGGGTCCTGTATCCGT